One Ahaetulla prasina isolate Xishuangbanna chromosome 17, ASM2864084v1, whole genome shotgun sequence genomic window carries:
- the DCST1 gene encoding E3 ubiquitin-protein ligase DCST1: protein MGGKYQRLKRQKEKHFKSPNTTLKHFLSSFLPQIFVSFLWSKPDEFRPTKFFLGAGLGILFALSLARILIFPMTIREQTKFELLAGMAGVAAVGWGVSPQFRCASLLVVPKFMGKEGRLYILTYMLAAVFDGPVANIRHNLGEVVRSISCTVELQIENSKKAWKISLAPMRKILKDMVRSGKTLRSESQNISRSFAELNKQVASRAGTESRLAREAEGSASTQEVYEAKTRMRCKSIIQQAIKRCQTWFQTKHRSCMQTIAVPLVNHLLCIPMKFNFLCHLAKVMNTWCQDKIPVEGNFGQTYDRVNSSVENLNQDFTASVVIQEEQQEMLVGANLSSHKHLVDNVNEQVYQSGKDLGTALNMMRVLLSCMFILVFASAYSYTNKYNEDIRFDNLYVSRYFRQIDARRRKQKKRTLLPLRRAEESRIVDPLRLAFQPAETKSVLLELLGCLPPLVFLLTACALDSLLYTIFSTIRNHSFIQYSFRSSHHLEVKVGGETMMARLLRSTIGALNTSSEMVMETNNLQCLPEPRGMSQDEYMKAAIPLGALLVLCFLQVYVFRIRRVIAAFYFPKREKKRIIYLYNEMLRQRMAFVIVQRKRIILRARRRKRVRKPLLNQIGRWCPFLKRFLIRRCILCNRPESRRSLTCSNPDCETVYCRVCWKDLGKTCFACNPDDLVSDDESSDGETGYAD, encoded by the exons ATGGGAGGAAAATATCAGAGGCTCAAAAGGCAGAAAGAGAAACATTTCAAGTCGCCCAACACGA CCCTGAAGCACTTTCTCAGTTCTTTCTTACCCCAAATCTTCGTCTCCTTCCTGTGGAGCAAACCTGATGAATTTCGGCCGACCAAGTTTTTTCTCGGGGCAGGACTCGGGATATTATTTGCCTTGA GTCTTGCCAGAATCCTGATTTTTCCCATGACCATCAGGGAACAGACCAAATTCGAACTGTTGGCCGGCATGGCAG GCGTGGCTGCTGTTGGATGGGGCGTCTCTCCGCAATTCCGATGCGCCAGCCTCTTGGTAGTTCCCAAATTCATGGGGAAGGAAGGACGGCTTTATATTCTCACGTACATGCTAGCCGCTGTCTTTGACG GCCCGGTGGCAAATATTCGTCACAATCTCGGTGAAGTGGTGCGATCCATCAGCTGCACGGTAGAATTGCAGATCGAAAACTCCAAAAAGGCGTGGAAAATTTCCTTGGCGCCGATGCGGAAAATCCTCAAAGACATGGTG AGAAGTGGGAAGACGTTGAGAAGCGAGTCCCAAAATATCTCGCGGTCCTTCGCGGAGCTGAACAAGCAAGTGGCGAGCCGAGCCGGCACGGAAAGCCGGTTGGCGCGCGAAGCCGAAGGGAGCGCCTCGACGCAGGAAGTCTACGAGGCAAAGACGCGGATGCGTTGCAAAA GTATCATCCAGCAGGCCATCAAGCGTTGTCAGACCTGGTTCCAGACCAAACATCGGTCTTGCATGCAGACGATCGCCGTGCCCCTGGTCAACCACCTGCTGTGCATTCCCATGAAATTCAACTTCCTTTGCCATTTGGCCAAAG tGATGAACACGTGGTGCCAGGACAAGATCCCCGTGGAAGGCAACTTTGGGCAAACGTACGACCGGGTGAACAGCTCGGTGGAAAATTTAAACCAAGATTTCACCGCCAGCGTTGTCATCCAG gaagaGCAGCAAGAGATGCTGGTGGGGGCGAACCTGTCGTCCCACAAACACCTGGTAGACAACGTCAACGAGCAGGTGTACCAGAGCGGGAAAGACCTGGGAACAGCCCTCAACATGATGCGGGTCCTGCTCTCCTGCATGTTTATCCTGGTTTTCGCCTC gGCTTATTCCTACACCAACAAATACAACGAAGACATCCGTTTTGATAACCTCTATGTCTCCCGTTACTTCCGGCAGATTGACGCAAGGCGCCGCAAACAG AAGAAGCGGACCCTTCTGCCCCTGCGCCGTGCGGAGGAAAGCCGGATCGTCGACCCCCTGCGCCTGGCCTTCCAGCCAGCGGAGACCAAGAGTGTG TTGCTGGAGCTTCTGGGCTGCCTGCCCCCCCTGGTCTTCCTGTTGACCGCCTGTGCTCTGGACTCGCTCCTCTACACCATTTTCAGCACCATCCGGAACCACTCCTTCATCCAGTATTCCTTCCGCA GCAGCCACCACTTGGAAGTCAAGGTTGGCGGAGAAACCATGATGGCCCGACTCCTCCGGAGCACCATCGGGGCCCTGAACACCTCCTCCGAAATGGTCATGGAGACCAACAACCTGC AGTGTTTGCCAGAACCGCGAGGGATGAGCCAGGATGAGTACATGAAGGCCGCCATCCCGCTAGGCGCCCTGCTGGTGCTATGCTTCCTGCAAGTCTACGTTTTCCGCATCCGGAGAGTCATCGCTGCCTTCTATTTCCCCAAG CGCGAGAAGAAGCGAATTATCTACCTCTACAACGAGATGTTGCGCCAGCGCATGGCCTTCGTGATTGTGCAACGCAAACGCATCATTCTGCGCGCTCGGAGGCGCAAGAGAGTG AGAAAGCCGCTGCTGAACCAGATCGGACGCTGGTGCCCCTTCCTGAAACGGTTCCTGATCCGGCGCTGCATCCTTTGCAACCGGCCCGAATCCCGCCGTTCGTTGACGTGTTCGAATCCCGACTGCGAGACCGTTTACTGCCGGGTTTGCTGGAAAGACCTCGGCAAAACCTGTTTCGCCTGCAATCCGGATGATCTGGTTTCGGATGACGAGAGCAGCGACGGGGAAACGGGCTACGCCGATTAA